A DNA window from Hevea brasiliensis isolate MT/VB/25A 57/8 chromosome 2, ASM3005281v1, whole genome shotgun sequence contains the following coding sequences:
- the LOC110660874 gene encoding putative indole-3-acetic acid-amido synthetase GH3.9, translated as MDGKKLEYKGDDALKEIEKLTEKAGEFQESILKEILVQNGQTEYLSKYIKGSKDVKEFKCCVPVTTYKDICPYIQRIANGEDSSLITGHYITEMLCSSGTSAGEPKLMPSIAGDLDRRTFIYNLVMPIMNQHVSGLDEGKAMLLYFVKAEKSTPCGLPARTVLTSYYKSKHFKCRTHDLFNDFTSPDQAILCKDSNQSMYCQLLSGLIHRHQVLRIGAVFASALLRAISFLERNWAHLCNDIRSGQVDPMITDHECRSCMSFILSSPNPCLADEIAEICSHPSWKGILCHLWPRTKYIEAVVTGSMAQYIPALEYYSEGKLPLVCTMYASSECYFGVNLKPLCDPADVVFTLMPNMCYYEFIPLGENGKWLMDVAEEEVPNDKLVDLVHVGLGCYYELVITTFAGLYRYRIGDVLQVTGFHNRAPQFRFICRRNVVLSIDNDKTNEEDLHNSITKAKKLLEPYNALLVEYTSYADTSSVPGHYVLYWEILHHASATKDTPIPLDAKVHQECCIAVEEELDYVYRRCRSYDKSIGPLEIRVVEPGTFEALMDMFIGQGGSINQYKTPRCIKSNPALVLLNSRVKASFFSPRDPSWIP; from the exons ATGGATGGAAAGAAGTTGGAATACAAAGGTGATGATGCATTGAAGGAAATTGAGAAGCTTACAGAGAAGGCCGGTGAATTTCAGGAAAGCATATTGAAAGAAATTTTAGTGCAGAATGGGCAAACTGAGTATTTGAGCAAGTATATTAAGGGATCCAAAGATGTGAAAGAATTTAAGTGTTGTGTTCCTGTCACTACTTACAAGGATATCTGTCCGTATATCCAAAGAATTGCTAATGGAGAAGACTCCTCTCTTATTACTGGTCATTATATAACTGAGATGTTATGCAG TTCAGGGACTTCTGCAGGAGAACCTAAATTAATGCCATCAATCGCAGGAGATCTAGACCGCCGCACTTTTATATATAACCTCGTCATGCCAATCATGAACCA gCACGTCTCTGGTTTGGATGAAGGCAAGGCTATGCTTCTGTATTTTGTCAAGGCAGAAAAGTCAACTCCTTGTGGCTTACCAGCTCGAACTGTGCTAACAAGTTACTACAAAAGTAAGCACTTCAAGTGCCGAACACATGATTTGTTCAATGATTTCACTAGCCCAGACCAAGCCATATTATGCAAAGATAGCAACCAGAGCATGTACTGCCAGTTGCTATCTGGTCTAATTCACCGTCACCAAGTCCTAAGGATAGGAGCCGTATTTGCATCAGCCTTGCTCCGAGCCATTTCATTCCTGGAGCGCAATTGGGCTCACCTATGCAATGATATACGCAGCGGCCAAGTGGATCCTATGATAACTGATCATGAATGCCGTTCATGTATGTCATTCATACTATCATCACCTAATCCTTGTCTTGCGGATGAAATTGCGGAAATTTGCAGCCATCCATCATGGAAGGGTATTTTATGTCACCTTTGGCCCCGGACAAAGTATATTGAAGCAGTGGTGACAGGGTCTATGGCACAATATATACCAGCCCTTGAGTACTATAGTGAGGGGAAGTTGCCATTGGTGTGTACCAtgtatgcttcttctgagtgttACTTTGGTGTTAACTTGAAACCCTTGTGTGATCCTGCAGATGTGGTATTTACCCTCATGCCTAATATGTGTTACTATGAGTTTATACCTCTGGGAGAGAATGGAAAATGGTTAATGGATGTCGCTGAGGAAGAGGTGCCTAATGACAAGCTAGTTGATTTGGTGCATGTTGGACTTGGCTGTTATTATGAGTTGGTGATCACCACCTTTGCAG GGCTATATCGTTATCGTATTGGTGATGTGCTTCAAGTGACTGGATTCCACAATCGAGCTCCACAATTTCGATTCATTTGCAGGAGAAATGTGGTTCTCAGCATTGACAATGACAAAACCAATGAGGAAGATCTTCACAACAGCATCACAAAAGCAAAGAAATTACTTGAACCCTACAATGCGCTACTTGTGGAATACACTAGCTATGCAGACACGTCTTCTGTACCAGGGCACTACGTATTGTATTGGGAAATCCTACATCACGCATCTGCCACCAAGGACACTCCAATCCCACTTGATGCCAAGGTGCACCAAGAATGTTGCATTGCTGTGGAAGAAGAACTTGATTATGTGTATAGGCGATGTCGTTCCTACGACAAGTCTATCGGACCACTGGAGATACGCGTAGTAGAGCCTGGTACATTCGAAGCACTGATGGATATGTTCATTGGCCAAGGGGGATCAATCAATCAGTATAAAACGCCAAGGTGCATTAAGTCTAATCCTGCACTTGTGTTGCTTAATTCTCGTGTAAAGGCATCATTCTTTAGTCCTAGAGATCCTAGTTGGATCCCTTAA